From a single Mangifera indica cultivar Alphonso chromosome 19, CATAS_Mindica_2.1, whole genome shotgun sequence genomic region:
- the LOC123203687 gene encoding immune-associated nucleotide-binding protein 9-like: protein MGGSAIDSLIDDDWELPSLSSGERTVVLVGRTGNGKSATGNSILGRKAFKSRASSSGVTSTCELQRTQLKDGQIINVIDTPGLFDFSAEFEFIGKEIVKCIKLAKDGIHAVLVVFSVRTRFSQEEEAALRSLQTLFGNKIIDYMIVVFTGGDELEDNEETLDDYLGRDCPDPLKDILALCENRLVLFDNKTKDETKRANQVGELLCLVNRVTAQNGGQPYTDDIFAELKKGAMKLRDQQAEVDCLKGYSKREISELKEQIERSYDAQLKRISEMVESKLKETTSRLEKQLAEEQAARLKAEEKAQAEQMRSNDEICKLRENLEKAQRETEELRRRAESRCAIL, encoded by the exons ATGGGTGGAAGTGCAATAGATAGTCTGATAGATGATGATTGGGAGCTCCCTTCCCTATCCAGTGGAGAACGGACTGTCGTTTTAGTTGGTCGTACTGGCAATGGAAAAAGTGCCACTGGGAATAGTATTCTGGGAAGAAAGGCTTTTAAGTCAAGGGCTAGTTCATCGGGTGTTACTAGTACATGTGAATTGCAGAGAACTCAACTCAAAGATGGCCAGATCATTAATGTTATTGATACTCCTG GACTCTTTGATTTTTCtgctgaatttgaatttattgggAAAGAAATCGTCAAATGTATTAAGTTGGCCAAGGATGGTATCCATGCAGTCCTTGTAGTTTTCTCAGTGAGAACCCGTTTTTCTCAAGAAGAAGAAGCCGCACTACGCAGCCTGCAAACTTTATTTGGAAACAAAATTATAGACTATATGATTGTAGTCTTCACCGGTGGGGATGAACTTGAAGATAATGAGGAAACATTAGATGACTATTTGGGTCGTGATTGTCCAGATCCTTTAAAG gATATTCTTGCATTGTGTGAAAATAGACTAGTGCTTTTTGATAACAAGACTAAGGATGAAACCAAAAGAGCTAACCAAGTTGGAGAGCTTCTCTGCCTTGTTAACAGGGTCACAGCGCAGAATGGTGGACAACcatacacagatgatatatttgCTGAGTTGAAG AAGGGGGCTATGAAACTTCGTGATCAACAAGCGGAGGTTGATTGCCTGAAGGGATATTCAAAACGAGAAATTTCAGAGCTGAAGGAGCAAATAGAAAGATCATATGATGCCCAGCTCAAACGAATTTCTGAGATG GTTGAGTCAAAGCTCAAAGAGACAACTAGTAGGCTTGAGAAGCAATTGGCAGAGGAGCAAGCTGCCCGATTGAAGGCAGAGGAGAAGGCACAAGCAGAGCAAATGAGGTCAAACGATGAAATTTGTAAGCTTAGAGAGAATCTTGAAAAAGCACAAAGGGAGACCGAGGAGCTTCGAAGGAGAGCTGAAAGTCGGTGTGCTATTCTTTGA